The Sphingobium sp. BYY-5 genome includes a window with the following:
- a CDS encoding DUF4197 domain-containing protein → MEQSFGLSDRRSLIATLVLLPLAACATPMGRYTVEDAVRRLLELSSQRAFARLTEPGGFYDDQLTRIVPPDLGGGKGGAVLSALLRTRAVRDRMAMGLNDVAVDLADNAAPIVMDAVHRMTLADAVSVLRGGPTAATDLLARETRGSVVEALLPGASRALHSDIFEMLSAALSATGGKDYAALADNVSGQIGDAIFRAIGREEAEIRRDPRATGDPILMALLG, encoded by the coding sequence ATGGAGCAATCGTTCGGCCTATCCGACAGGCGCAGCCTGATCGCGACATTGGTGCTTCTGCCGCTTGCGGCCTGCGCCACGCCGATGGGACGCTATACGGTCGAGGATGCGGTGCGGCGGTTGCTGGAATTGTCGAGCCAGCGCGCTTTCGCCCGGCTGACCGAGCCGGGCGGCTTTTATGACGATCAACTGACACGGATCGTACCGCCCGACCTGGGCGGCGGGAAAGGCGGGGCGGTGCTTTCCGCTTTGCTGCGCACGCGCGCGGTACGGGATCGGATGGCGATGGGATTGAATGACGTGGCGGTCGATCTGGCTGACAATGCCGCGCCGATCGTGATGGATGCGGTGCATCGCATGACGTTGGCCGACGCGGTGTCGGTGCTGCGCGGCGGGCCGACGGCGGCGACCGATCTGCTGGCGCGGGAGACGCGCGGATCGGTGGTCGAGGCGCTGTTGCCCGGGGCGTCGCGGGCGCTGCACTCGGACATCTTCGAAATGCTGTCGGCTGCGCTCTCCGCCACGGGGGGCAAGGATTATGCGGCGCTGGCCGACAATGTGTCGGGCCAGATCGGCGACGCCATTTTCCGCGCAATTGGGCGCGAGGAGGCGGAAATTCGGCGCGATCCGCGTGCGACTGGCGACCCGATCCTGATGGCGCTGCTCGGATAG
- a CDS encoding amidohydrolase → MKSLTWSFLSLLVAGVSTQALAGPLADGDRMAIIADIDRGTPALEKTALQIWTYAEVGFQETKSSALLQKELKAAGFTIDAGVAGMPTAFIASFKSGEGPVIGILAEFDALPGLSQAAEPERHPLSGVAGHGCGHNLFGAASVAAAIATKKWMVAHGIKGELRLYGAPAEEGGSGKVFMVRAGLTKDVSAMLHWHAADANSASQGRALANISGKFRFHGIAAHAAAAPERGRSALDGVEAMDNMVNMMREHVPQETRIHYVITDGGKAPNVVPDTAEVYYYVRHPDQKIVADIMERVKKAAEGAALGTGTTVEFNQVGGTFDLLPNDALGHVMYDNLKSLTIPAHTAEEQAFITKIQSTFPKGTRMGDGSVEPYSSGRLSPASTDVGDVSYTTPTAGMVAETWAPGTPPHSWQAVAASGTTVGVKGAVTAAKTIALSAAQLFQSPDTLVEAKAELDRRRGADFVYRSLLGDKGPTLDYRKASGND, encoded by the coding sequence ATGAAAAGTTTAACCTGGTCCTTTCTCAGCCTGCTGGTCGCGGGCGTTTCCACGCAGGCGTTGGCGGGTCCGCTGGCCGATGGCGATCGCATGGCGATCATCGCCGATATCGATCGTGGGACGCCTGCGCTCGAAAAGACGGCCTTGCAGATATGGACCTATGCCGAAGTCGGTTTTCAGGAGACGAAAAGCTCCGCCCTGTTGCAGAAGGAGTTGAAAGCGGCAGGGTTCACGATCGATGCGGGCGTGGCGGGGATGCCGACGGCTTTCATCGCCAGCTTCAAGAGCGGGGAGGGGCCGGTGATCGGCATTCTCGCCGAGTTCGACGCGCTGCCAGGCCTGTCGCAGGCGGCGGAGCCGGAACGCCATCCGCTTTCCGGCGTCGCGGGGCATGGTTGCGGGCATAACCTCTTCGGTGCGGCGTCGGTCGCGGCAGCGATCGCGACGAAGAAATGGATGGTTGCGCATGGGATCAAGGGCGAACTTCGCCTTTATGGCGCACCGGCCGAGGAGGGCGGATCGGGCAAGGTCTTCATGGTGCGGGCCGGGCTGACCAAGGATGTGTCGGCGATGCTACATTGGCACGCGGCCGATGCGAACAGCGCGTCGCAGGGGCGGGCGCTTGCCAATATCAGCGGCAAATTCCGCTTCCACGGCATCGCCGCTCATGCCGCCGCCGCGCCGGAGCGAGGGCGTTCCGCGCTCGATGGCGTCGAGGCGATGGATAATATGGTGAACATGATGCGCGAGCATGTGCCGCAGGAAACGCGCATCCACTATGTCATCACCGACGGCGGCAAGGCCCCCAATGTCGTGCCCGACACGGCGGAGGTCTATTATTATGTCCGCCACCCCGACCAGAAGATAGTGGCCGATATTATGGAACGGGTGAAGAAAGCGGCGGAAGGCGCAGCGCTGGGCACCGGTACGACGGTCGAGTTCAATCAGGTCGGCGGCACCTTTGATCTGTTGCCCAACGATGCTCTGGGCCATGTGATGTACGATAATCTCAAGAGCCTGACGATACCCGCTCATACGGCGGAGGAGCAGGCCTTCATCACGAAGATCCAGTCGACCTTCCCCAAGGGGACGCGGATGGGTGACGGGTCGGTCGAACCCTATTCGAGCGGTCGGCTTTCTCCGGCGTCGACTGATGTCGGCGATGTCAGCTACACCACGCCGACCGCCGGGATGGTGGCCGAGACCTGGGCGCCTGGCACGCCGCCGCACAGCTGGCAAGCGGTGGCGGCCAGCGGCACCACCGTCGGCGTCAAGGGCGCGGTGACGGCGGCAAAGACGATTGCACTGAGTGCGGCGCAGCTTTTCCAAAGCCCGGATACGCTGGTCGAGGCCAAGGCCGAGCTGGACCGGCGGCGGGGGGCTGACTTCGTCTATCGTTCGCTGCTGGGCGACAAGGGGCCGACGCTCGACTATCGAAAGGCTTCCGGCAACGACTGA
- a CDS encoding SDR family NAD(P)-dependent oxidoreductase, with protein MMTQAVKAPMGDVRGKTAFITGGANGIGLGIARALVQAGANVVIADIREESLAQARAEIGSDAQVETVQLDVTDRAAFARAADAAEARFGKVHMLVGNAGIGVMGPVLDARFDDWDWGMGVNLGGVINGIVTILPRIKAHGEGGQIVTTSSQSALLPISYSAIYTAAKAAILGISEAIRGELAGENIGVSAFMPGPVQSHIAHSGELRPAEYRSDSGYRQREEDLEKRPVSPLWMSADEVGERVLAGIRDNDLYILTHPEFGPGMRTRFDAILASMPDEAINQDRAKEIGFLLSNPAFDDQLARRQGKELAA; from the coding sequence ATGATGACGCAGGCAGTAAAGGCACCGATGGGCGATGTGCGGGGAAAGACCGCCTTCATCACCGGCGGAGCGAACGGCATCGGGCTGGGGATCGCGCGCGCATTGGTGCAAGCAGGAGCCAATGTGGTGATCGCCGACATCCGTGAGGAGTCGTTGGCGCAGGCCAGGGCCGAAATTGGTTCCGATGCGCAGGTGGAGACGGTCCAGCTCGACGTCACCGATCGCGCTGCTTTTGCCCGTGCCGCCGATGCGGCGGAAGCGCGGTTCGGCAAGGTCCATATGCTGGTCGGCAATGCGGGCATCGGCGTGATGGGGCCGGTGCTTGACGCGCGCTTCGACGATTGGGACTGGGGCATGGGCGTGAATCTGGGCGGGGTCATCAACGGCATCGTCACCATCCTGCCGCGGATCAAGGCACATGGAGAGGGTGGGCAGATCGTTACGACCTCCTCGCAATCGGCGCTGCTCCCGATCAGCTATTCGGCCATTTATACGGCGGCCAAGGCGGCGATCCTGGGGATATCCGAGGCGATCCGGGGTGAGCTGGCGGGAGAGAATATCGGCGTGTCGGCCTTCATGCCCGGCCCGGTGCAAAGCCATATCGCCCATAGCGGCGAATTGCGCCCGGCCGAATATCGCAGTGACAGCGGCTATCGCCAGCGCGAGGAGGATCTGGAGAAGCGCCCTGTTTCGCCGCTCTGGATGAGCGCGGATGAGGTGGGGGAGCGGGTGCTGGCTGGCATTCGCGACAACGACCTGTACATATTGACCCATCCGGAGTTCGGGCCGGGGATGCGGACGCGCTTCGACGCGATCCTGGCATCCATGCCTGACGAAGCGATCAACCAGGATCGGGCGAAGGAGATCGGCTTCCTGCTTTCCAACCCCGCTTTCGACGATCAGTTGGCACGGCGGCAGGGGAAGGAACTGGCGGCATGA
- a CDS encoding TonB-dependent receptor, which translates to MTRGLDLTVRRVDGGIYIIQPMSPRSVASSKTVRSDSDPDILVTARRRLEKEGDVPLMVTQFGSETLGRQALRTLADLARVTPGFVATGQTSSATPLLVMRGQRRSISDENRLPLVVYQDEVPLPNQAALSPLYDMASVEILRGPQGTLFGRNTTSGAILLRSVRPGEGTPSYIEVDAGNYGMARIEGATELPVIGAWSMRIAGQRMRRDGFIAMTSGGRADDVHSDAVRAALRFAPEGLFRSLLTFDLLNADEKGSAQVLTGVYTGGGARMAGNASHFDCGQGSCDVDYYLALQQMLGPRTSQSGLAPTFQRRFRGLTNMTEYGDDDLLVRNIVGWRSTRISNALDGDGTLLAINDLTSRTDLRQWTEELQMQGRWGRLRYISGIFFLDSAPAGTMLQQSAQFVRPGNPASIIANYQHFQSAAVFGQVTVPLDYGVTADLGLRYTTERMRGCALRTSNATPLSRADCVDWDGSSASIRSGRVTWTVALTKKMGESSLYLTSRRAFRSGGYNSPRLGGTLAPFQTFKPESFTDLELGVKGRWTLGGIDGSYATAVYAGIYRNIQRALFPASGFDGDSDPANDPISFYVNVSRARVAGFDGDLSAAMGAHLRATVSLSYVDARYIRVNAPPQLAALLGSDPINNRFSYTPRFSGVANVVREFPLAGDLGRLELGVDYSHVSTIRFAERVNESFGIQPTYGLWGASIGWRRIGGRPLDVELWGRNLTDRFYASGGGTLNPMFTAATVIPGAPRTFGLRMRYSFE; encoded by the coding sequence ATGACACGGGGCCTGGATCTGACCGTGCGGAGGGTGGACGGAGGGATCTATATTATCCAGCCCATGTCGCCCCGATCCGTCGCTTCGTCCAAAACCGTGAGGAGCGACAGCGATCCCGACATTCTCGTTACTGCCCGGCGGCGGTTGGAGAAGGAAGGCGACGTGCCGCTGATGGTGACGCAGTTCGGCTCCGAAACGCTTGGCCGTCAGGCGTTGCGGACGCTGGCCGATCTGGCGCGGGTGACGCCGGGTTTTGTCGCTACGGGGCAGACGTCGAGCGCAACACCCTTGCTGGTCATGCGCGGCCAAAGACGGTCGATCAGCGATGAGAACCGCTTGCCGCTGGTGGTCTATCAGGATGAGGTGCCGCTGCCGAACCAGGCCGCGCTTTCGCCGCTCTACGACATGGCTTCGGTCGAAATCCTGCGCGGGCCGCAAGGGACGCTGTTCGGCCGGAATACGACCAGCGGCGCGATCCTGCTGCGGTCCGTTCGGCCAGGGGAGGGCACGCCATCCTATATCGAGGTGGATGCCGGCAATTACGGCATGGCCCGGATCGAGGGAGCAACAGAATTGCCCGTTATCGGTGCCTGGTCGATGCGGATCGCCGGGCAGCGGATGCGCCGCGACGGGTTTATCGCCATGACGTCGGGCGGCCGGGCGGATGATGTGCATAGCGATGCCGTCCGCGCGGCGTTGCGGTTCGCGCCGGAGGGGCTGTTCCGGTCGCTGCTGACATTCGACCTGCTGAACGCGGATGAAAAGGGTTCGGCGCAGGTGCTGACCGGCGTTTATACGGGCGGCGGCGCGCGAATGGCAGGCAATGCGTCCCATTTCGATTGTGGCCAAGGGTCATGCGACGTCGACTATTATCTTGCCCTGCAGCAGATGCTGGGGCCGCGGACGTCGCAATCGGGACTGGCACCGACATTCCAGAGACGGTTCCGCGGGCTGACCAACATGACCGAGTATGGCGACGATGATCTGCTTGTCCGCAACATCGTTGGCTGGCGATCCACCAGGATTTCCAATGCGCTGGATGGTGACGGGACGCTGCTTGCAATCAACGACCTCACCAGCCGGACGGATCTGCGCCAATGGACCGAAGAGCTTCAGATGCAGGGGCGTTGGGGGCGGTTGCGCTACATCAGCGGGATATTCTTTCTCGACAGCGCGCCGGCGGGAACCATGTTGCAACAAAGCGCGCAGTTCGTTCGGCCAGGCAATCCCGCCAGCATTATCGCCAATTATCAGCATTTTCAGAGCGCAGCGGTCTTCGGGCAGGTGACGGTGCCCCTGGACTATGGCGTGACGGCGGATCTGGGTCTTCGCTACACGACGGAGCGAATGCGAGGATGTGCGTTGCGGACCAGCAATGCCACTCCCCTGTCGCGGGCGGATTGTGTGGATTGGGACGGATCATCGGCTTCGATACGGTCGGGACGCGTTACGTGGACGGTGGCGCTGACCAAAAAAATGGGAGAAAGCAGCCTGTACCTTACCAGCCGACGCGCCTTCCGGTCGGGGGGATATAATAGTCCCAGGCTGGGGGGAACGCTGGCGCCGTTTCAGACCTTCAAGCCGGAAAGCTTCACGGATCTGGAATTGGGGGTGAAGGGACGCTGGACATTGGGCGGGATCGACGGCTCCTATGCCACGGCAGTTTATGCCGGGATTTATCGCAATATCCAGCGGGCGCTGTTTCCTGCGTCCGGTTTCGATGGTGACAGTGACCCGGCCAATGATCCGATTTCCTTCTACGTCAATGTTTCGCGCGCGCGTGTGGCCGGGTTCGACGGTGATCTATCGGCCGCGATGGGCGCGCATCTGCGCGCCACGGTCAGTCTGTCCTATGTCGATGCGCGCTATATTCGGGTGAATGCGCCGCCGCAGTTGGCCGCGCTGCTGGGAAGCGATCCAATCAACAATCGCTTTTCCTATACGCCGCGTTTCAGCGGCGTGGCCAATGTGGTGCGGGAATTTCCGTTGGCGGGCGATCTGGGGCGGCTGGAACTGGGCGTCGATTATAGCCATGTCAGCACCATCCGTTTTGCCGAACGGGTGAACGAATCCTTCGGTATTCAACCAACCTACGGCTTATGGGGGGCGTCGATCGGCTGGCGGCGTATCGGGGGCAGGCCGCTGGACGTGGAACTGTGGGGACGGAACCTGACCGACCGTTTCTATGCGAGCGGGGGCGGGACGCTCAATCCGATGTTCACCGCTGCGACCGTCATTCCAGGCGCGCCCAGGACTTTCGGGCTGCGAATGCGTTATTCGTTTGAGTAA
- a CDS encoding helix-turn-helix transcriptional regulator, whose product MAQREELSRFLKAARAKLAPSEVGLPAGERRRTRGLRREEVATLAGMSVTWYTWFEQGRDVQLSAPMLERLSRTLRLSANEREFLFALAQHRPPPLATRPDETIHAGTQHLMDSLSIPALVIVEDWTVIGWNRLVARAFRDYSDMPREERNLFRILMLNPRYRADPDKFQDMCRRLIARFKWDYSRTAQPEVFEGIITDMMEQSEFFRLYWQESEIMAHFEDTNIADMPGVGEIMFRHTSYAIEEAPGQRLLLFAPLDDVSATRLAKLVAETENLAV is encoded by the coding sequence ATGGCACAAAGGGAAGAATTGTCGCGGTTCCTGAAAGCGGCCCGAGCAAAGCTCGCGCCGTCCGAAGTCGGCCTGCCCGCTGGCGAACGCCGCCGCACGCGCGGCCTGCGGCGCGAGGAGGTGGCGACGCTCGCGGGAATGAGCGTCACCTGGTACACCTGGTTCGAACAGGGGCGGGATGTCCAGCTCTCCGCCCCGATGCTGGAGCGCCTGAGCCGCACCCTGCGGCTCAGCGCCAATGAACGCGAATTTCTCTTCGCCCTAGCGCAGCATCGCCCGCCCCCGCTGGCCACTCGTCCCGATGAGACGATCCACGCTGGCACCCAGCATCTGATGGATAGCCTCTCCATACCGGCCCTGGTGATCGTAGAGGACTGGACGGTGATCGGCTGGAACCGGCTCGTCGCCCGCGCCTTCCGCGATTATAGCGATATGCCGCGCGAGGAACGCAATCTGTTCCGCATCCTGATGCTGAACCCGCGCTACCGCGCCGACCCGGACAAGTTCCAGGACATGTGCCGACGCCTGATCGCCCGCTTCAAATGGGATTATAGCCGCACCGCCCAGCCCGAGGTGTTCGAAGGCATCATTACAGACATGATGGAGCAGTCCGAATTTTTCCGCCTCTATTGGCAGGAATCGGAAATCATGGCCCATTTCGAGGATACGAACATCGCCGACATGCCGGGCGTGGGCGAAATCATGTTCCGCCATACCAGCTACGCTATCGAGGAGGCGCCGGGCCAGCGCCTCCTGCTCTTCGCCCCGCTGGACGATGTCAGTGCCACGCGGCTGGCAAAGCTGGTCGCGGAAACGGAAAACCTCGCAGTCTGA
- a CDS encoding RNA polymerase sigma factor — protein sequence MRDLSVYAPILRRYIAKRADPADVDDLVQDVMLRMHVRGQSEAIANIEGYLFQVAASVLTDRARRDRTRERGAHCELTEPLHPVEDRTPERVLRGREDVDRLVEALEAMPDLTRDAFVLHRFEEMSYDAIGEHLGISTSAVGRHLMKAMRFLAARDLP from the coding sequence GTGCGCGACCTGTCCGTCTATGCACCAATCCTGCGCCGCTACATCGCCAAGCGCGCCGATCCGGCAGACGTCGACGATCTGGTGCAGGACGTGATGCTGCGTATGCATGTGCGTGGCCAGTCGGAAGCGATCGCCAATATCGAGGGCTATCTGTTCCAGGTCGCTGCCAGCGTACTTACCGACCGTGCTCGTCGCGATCGCACCCGCGAACGTGGCGCCCATTGCGAACTGACCGAACCGCTGCATCCGGTGGAAGATCGCACGCCTGAACGGGTGCTGCGCGGGCGCGAGGATGTCGACCGGCTGGTGGAAGCGCTGGAGGCAATGCCCGACCTCACCCGCGATGCTTTCGTGCTCCATCGGTTCGAGGAAATGTCTTATGACGCCATAGGCGAGCATCTGGGCATTTCGACCAGCGCGGTCGGCCGCCACCTGATGAAGGCCATGCGCTTTCTCGCCGCGAGGGATCTGCCATGA
- a CDS encoding 3-keto-5-aminohexanoate cleavage protein, producing MTCAVTGSSPMPTHPDFPFRPDHVAAQALAAAEAGASIIHVHVRDRETGDPSQALEDYREVVGLIRAKNNEVILNVTTGPGCTWMQSDDDPSVCGPGTLMFTAERRLEHILDLKPDMCTLDICTMQLWGGVAINLDPMITKMGHMIQDAGVLPEIECFEAGDFVFADDLMAKGAIPKNVPFTFVLGTKYGLPATTEAMLYAKNQIPRGAHFTGFGVSRHSFPMAAQSALLGGNVRVGFEDTIYLRRGRMAADNAEMVRWGVELIEKIGGDIASAGETRAMLGLKQ from the coding sequence GTGACCTGCGCGGTGACGGGAAGTTCACCGATGCCAACGCACCCCGATTTCCCCTTTCGCCCCGACCATGTCGCCGCGCAGGCGCTGGCGGCGGCAGAGGCGGGCGCGTCGATCATCCACGTCCATGTGCGCGACCGGGAGACGGGCGACCCGTCGCAGGCGCTGGAAGATTATCGTGAGGTTGTCGGCCTGATCCGTGCGAAGAATAATGAGGTGATCCTGAACGTCACCACCGGGCCGGGCTGCACCTGGATGCAGAGCGATGACGATCCGTCGGTCTGCGGTCCCGGTACGCTGATGTTCACCGCCGAACGGCGGCTGGAGCATATCCTGGACCTGAAGCCCGATATGTGCACGCTCGACATCTGCACGATGCAGCTTTGGGGCGGGGTGGCGATCAACCTGGACCCGATGATAACGAAAATGGGGCATATGATCCAGGATGCCGGCGTCTTGCCGGAGATCGAATGTTTCGAGGCGGGTGATTTCGTGTTCGCCGACGATCTGATGGCCAAGGGAGCGATCCCGAAGAATGTCCCCTTCACCTTCGTGCTGGGGACCAAATATGGCTTGCCGGCGACGACTGAGGCGATGCTCTATGCGAAGAACCAGATACCGCGCGGCGCGCATTTCACCGGCTTTGGCGTCAGCCGCCACAGCTTCCCCATGGCTGCGCAGTCAGCGTTGCTGGGCGGTAATGTGCGCGTGGGGTTCGAGGATACGATCTACCTGCGGCGCGGCCGGATGGCGGCGGACAATGCGGAAATGGTGCGCTGGGGCGTCGAGCTGATCGAGAAGATCGGGGGTGACATAGCGAGCGCCGGAGAGACGCGGGCCATGCTGGGCCTGAAACAATAA
- a CDS encoding FecR domain-containing protein, translating into MSKPFDARALEQIDSPQATAAAYFSHFRSPNATAEDYVAFEHWHARDEAHRSAWARIEREWEEAGKMRTDARILAIREQAIANRRPRRRWRRPLATAAALGALLIGGSVIWHRHTNAPAAFVQAEGRTISTGIGQQASFRMADGSTITVNTGSTLSVSESDTRRSSFLKQGEAFFEVAKNPRKPFVVEVEGVTVTALGTAFAVRDLGDGGVRVTLAHGRVRVDMPAASGKPAQSAILSPQTELLWQAGRFRTTSVDVDRQLGWRQGMIAFDHMPLDQAVAEINRYSPQEIIIASPALAHYPISGSFRIGVTRGFLQSLELSGIARVTNESATRAELVTP; encoded by the coding sequence ATGAGCAAGCCCTTCGATGCCCGCGCGCTGGAACAGATCGACTCTCCGCAAGCGACGGCAGCCGCCTATTTCAGCCATTTCCGTTCTCCGAACGCCACGGCGGAGGATTATGTCGCCTTCGAACATTGGCATGCCCGTGATGAAGCGCACCGCTCCGCCTGGGCGCGGATCGAGCGGGAATGGGAGGAAGCAGGCAAGATGCGAACCGACGCCCGGATACTCGCTATTCGCGAGCAGGCGATCGCCAATCGGCGCCCACGCCGACGCTGGCGGCGTCCCCTGGCGACCGCTGCAGCGCTGGGCGCGCTGCTGATCGGCGGGTCCGTCATCTGGCATCGCCACACCAATGCGCCCGCCGCATTCGTGCAGGCGGAAGGCCGCACAATTTCCACCGGCATCGGCCAGCAGGCATCCTTCCGCATGGCCGACGGTTCCACCATCACGGTGAACACCGGTTCGACATTGTCGGTCAGCGAAAGCGACACCCGACGCAGCAGCTTCCTCAAACAGGGCGAAGCCTTTTTCGAAGTGGCGAAGAACCCGCGCAAGCCGTTTGTCGTCGAGGTGGAGGGAGTGACGGTGACGGCGCTAGGTACCGCCTTTGCCGTGCGCGATCTGGGCGATGGCGGCGTGCGGGTGACGCTCGCCCACGGCCGGGTACGCGTCGACATGCCCGCCGCCAGCGGCAAGCCCGCGCAATCGGCGATCCTCTCTCCCCAAACCGAATTGCTTTGGCAGGCGGGGCGCTTCCGCACGACGTCGGTGGATGTCGACCGACAACTCGGCTGGCGGCAGGGAATGATCGCCTTCGACCATATGCCGCTCGACCAGGCGGTGGCGGAAATCAACCGCTACAGCCCGCAGGAAATCATTATCGCCAGCCCCGCTCTGGCCCATTATCCGATCAGCGGCAGCTTCCGCATCGGCGTGACGCGCGGCTTCCTGCAAAGTTTGGAACTCAGCGGCATCGCGCGCGTCACCAACGAAAGCGCCACCCGCGCCGAACTGGTCACGCCCTGA
- a CDS encoding TonB-dependent receptor: MAYRTASAWLLASSLIAIATPGTYAQTAAPQASDPGDQIVVTARRREESAQTVPVSVTAFNAEMLREKAIVSTQDLTYTTPGLNVAPQTSRDTPSIVIRGQRRATAGAAAPSVVTYFADVPLPNEGSIVPTFDVGSIQVLKGPQGTLFGRNTTGGALLLYPVAPDYDFGGYGQVTLGSYNERTFEGAVNVPVVDDRVALRLAGQIARREGYTRNYGIGGDLDDRHNNAIRASLLIEPVDGFKNVTVLDYYKAKENGTGLVNNGVYPNPAVPGGGSARTAANRPYYDCGVAGCDVDIALAEQQARGARGIATSIDPYSNRIFWGVANTTTLDAGAVTFKNIFGYRSSKVDGARDMDGTYLQLNDGVSNTNVEQYSNEFQIMGKLLNDRLDWIVGAFYLKSDPSGVNGGVTYAAVIPGRTFTYNENYNSATSKALFGQIGYAFGGFAEGLRFNGGFRYTWDKSSGCSVAALSTLDRIGPDACEARGGRTGAEKSKAPTWTLGFDYKVNEDIFLYITNRRGYRAAGFNQSGLSSYFDGFETYKPEKVTDYEAGIKSSWQIGDVKGRFNIAAYTSKYSNIQRSIFPGANFDGDDNPANDPANLIINAAKATIKGTEFDFSVTPARGFSLTGFGAYTDARYDEYAAPAAFVSLLGNNPVNNKFSYTPKWTLGAGARYAHDLGDFAELVVNANWFHSAKVWYVERPLDTNGIQKAYDTVNLKFDLNDIQGRGIDLGLFVRNLFDVTYAAAGGVVTPSITSTTLVYNEPRVIGVQLRVAFGKR, translated from the coding sequence ATGGCCTATCGCACTGCATCCGCATGGCTTCTTGCCTCCTCCCTCATCGCCATCGCAACGCCGGGCACCTATGCCCAGACCGCCGCGCCGCAGGCGAGCGATCCGGGCGACCAGATCGTCGTCACCGCGCGCCGCCGTGAAGAAAGCGCACAGACCGTCCCGGTGTCCGTCACGGCGTTCAATGCGGAAATGTTGCGCGAAAAGGCCATAGTCAGCACGCAGGATCTGACCTACACCACGCCCGGCCTGAATGTCGCGCCGCAAACCTCGCGCGACACCCCCAGCATTGTCATTCGCGGCCAGCGTCGCGCCACCGCCGGGGCCGCCGCGCCATCGGTCGTCACCTATTTTGCCGACGTGCCGCTGCCCAATGAAGGCAGCATCGTGCCGACCTTCGACGTGGGGTCGATCCAGGTGCTGAAAGGTCCGCAGGGCACGTTGTTCGGCCGCAACACGACGGGCGGCGCACTGCTGCTCTATCCGGTCGCGCCGGACTATGATTTCGGCGGCTATGGGCAGGTGACGCTGGGTTCCTATAATGAACGGACGTTCGAGGGCGCGGTGAACGTGCCGGTGGTGGACGATCGCGTGGCATTGCGCCTGGCCGGGCAGATCGCGCGGCGTGAGGGATATACCAGAAATTACGGTATCGGTGGCGACTTGGACGACCGGCACAATAATGCCATTCGGGCGTCGTTGCTGATCGAACCGGTCGATGGCTTCAAGAACGTGACCGTTCTCGACTATTACAAGGCGAAGGAGAATGGCACGGGCCTGGTCAATAACGGCGTTTATCCCAACCCCGCCGTTCCGGGCGGCGGCAGCGCGCGCACGGCGGCCAATCGCCCCTATTATGATTGCGGCGTTGCGGGTTGCGACGTCGATATCGCGCTGGCCGAACAGCAGGCGCGCGGCGCTCGCGGTATCGCCACCAGCATCGATCCCTATTCCAACCGAATCTTCTGGGGCGTGGCCAATACGACCACGCTGGATGCGGGCGCCGTCACCTTCAAGAATATCTTCGGCTACCGCAGCAGCAAGGTGGATGGCGCGCGTGACATGGACGGCACTTATCTGCAATTGAACGATGGCGTATCGAACACGAATGTCGAGCAATATTCGAACGAGTTCCAGATCATGGGCAAGTTGCTCAATGACAGGCTCGACTGGATCGTGGGCGCTTTCTATCTTAAGAGCGATCCGAGCGGTGTCAACGGCGGTGTCACCTACGCTGCGGTCATTCCGGGGCGGACCTTCACCTATAACGAGAATTACAACAGCGCGACCAGTAAGGCGCTGTTCGGCCAGATCGGCTATGCCTTTGGCGGCTTTGCCGAAGGGCTGCGCTTCAACGGCGGGTTCCGTTATACTTGGGACAAGTCCTCGGGCTGTTCCGTCGCGGCGCTTTCCACGCTCGACCGGATCGGCCCGGACGCCTGCGAAGCGCGGGGGGGCAGGACCGGCGCGGAAAAATCCAAGGCACCGACCTGGACGCTGGGCTTCGATTATAAGGTGAATGAGGATATCTTCCTCTATATCACTAACCGCCGCGGCTATCGCGCCGCCGGCTTCAACCAGAGCGGCCTTTCTTCCTATTTCGACGGGTTCGAAACCTACAAGCCGGAGAAGGTCACCGACTATGAGGCGGGCATCAAGAGCAGTTGGCAGATCGGTGATGTGAAGGGCCGCTTCAACATCGCCGCCTACACCAGCAAATATAGCAATATCCAGCGTTCCATATTCCCCGGCGCGAACTTCGATGGCGATGATAATCCGGCCAATGATCCCGCCAACCTGATCATCAACGCGGCGAAAGCGACCATCAAGGGGACGGAATTCGACTTCTCGGTGACACCGGCGCGCGGGTTCAGCCTGACCGGATTCGGCGCCTATACCGACGCCAGATATGATGAATATGCTGCCCCCGCAGCCTTCGTCTCGCTGCTCGGCAACAATCCGGTCAACAATAAATTCTCCTATACGCCGAAATGGACCCTGGGGGCAGGCGCGCGCTATGCGCATGATCTGGGTGATTTCGCCGAGCTGGTGGTCAACGCCAACTGGTTCCACAGCGCCAAGGTCTGGTATGTCGAACGGCCGCTGGACACGAACGGCATTCAGAAGGCCTATGATACGGTCAATCTGAAATTCGACCTCAACGATATCCAGGGGCGCGGCATCGATCTGGGCCTCTTCGTGCGCAACCTGTTCGATGTAACCTATGCCGCCGCCGGCGGCGTGGTGACGCCGTCCATCACCTCGACTACGCTGGTTTACAACGAACCGCGCGTTATCGGGGTGCAGTTGCGCGTGGCGTTCGGCAAGCGCTGA